In Arachis hypogaea cultivar Tifrunner chromosome 2, arahy.Tifrunner.gnm2.J5K5, whole genome shotgun sequence, a genomic segment contains:
- the LOC112755603 gene encoding monothiol glutaredoxin-S11 encodes MEKVTRLASEKGVVIFTKSSCCLCYAVNILFQELGVNPTIHEIDKDNEGREMEKAITRLGCTAPVPAVFIGGKLVGSTNEVMSLHLSGSLIPLLKPYSATLS; translated from the coding sequence ATGGAGAAGGTAACAAGGTTGGCATCTGAAAAGGGTGTGGTGATATTCACAAAGAGTTCATGTTGCCTATGCTATGCTGTGAACATTCTGTTCCAAGAACTTGGGGTGAACCCAACAATTCATGAGATTGATAAGGACAATGAAGGAAGAGAAATGGAAAAAGCCATAACAAGGCTTGGTTGCACTGCACCTGTCCCTGCAGTGTTCATCGGAGGCAAGCTTGTGGGCTCCACCAATGAAGTTATGTCCCTTCATCTTAGTGGCTCCCTCATCCCACTCCTCAAGCCATATAGTGCTACTTTATCTTGA
- the LOC114924827 gene encoding uncharacterized protein → MLDRALVNEAWMTMFPKGYSEILSRLHSDHCPILVCCHGSPRVKGSRPFRFQAAWATHPSYKHVISKAWNQKFGGVTERLKMVQQASLDFNSKIFENIFVQKSKLEYQIDEIQRRLKAIDVLSLIIKEVELMKDYNRLLFQEELFGYQKSREQWVKYWDRNTKFFHLQTLVRRHHNRVHGLYVRDGSWSTDLDILQEEALSFYKNLFGTTKEVEVDYLGDVPIPTLSTEACAWLIDPVSFAEVKLAVFSMSPFKAPGPYGFQAYFFK, encoded by the coding sequence ATGTTGGATAGAGCTCTAGTTAATGAGGCGTGGATGACAATGTTTCCAAAGGGTTATTCTGAAATTCTTAGCAGGCTTCattctgatcattgtcctatttTAGTTTGTTGTCATGGTAGCCCCAGAGTGAAAGGTTCTCGTCCTTTTAGGTTCCAAGCTGCGTGGGCAACACATCCTTCTTATAAACATGTTATTAGTAAGGCTTGGAATCAAAAGTTTGGAGGCGTTACTGAAAGGCTTAAGATGGTTCAACAGGCTTCTTTGGACTTTAActcaaagatttttgaaaatatttttgtgcaaAAAAGTAAGTTAGAATATCAGATTGATGAGATTCAACGCCGTTTGAAGGCTATCGATGTGTTATCTCTGATAATTAAAGAAGTTGAACTGATGAAAGATTACAATAGGCTTTTATTTCAAGAGGAACTTTTTGGGTACCAGAAATCTAGAGAGCAGTGGGTCAAGTATTGGGATAGAAACActaaattctttcatcttcagactTTGGTGCGTAGACATCATAATAGAGTACATGGATTATATGTTAGAGATGGGTCTTGGTCTACTGATCTAGATATTCTCCAGGAAGAAGCCCTCTCTTTTTACAAGAATCTCTTTGGTACAACGAAAGAGGTTGAGGTTGATTATTTAGGGGATGTTCCGATACCCACTCTAAGTACCGAGGCTTGTGCTTGGTTAATTGACCCTGTCTCTTTTGCAGAAGTCAAGTTAGCAGTATTCAGTATGAGCCCTTTTAAGGCTCCTGGTCCATATGGCTTTCaagcttatttttttaaataa
- the LOC112755610 gene encoding glutaredoxin-C11-like, producing MDRVKDLASKKAAVIFTKSSCCMCHSITQLFYELGASPAVHELDNDPYGRQMEWALRSLGCNPSVPAVFIGGKFVGSSKDVISLHVDGSLKQLLIDAKAIWF from the coding sequence ATGGATAGAGTTAAGGATTTGGCATCAAAGAAGGCAGCAGTTATATTCACAAAGAGTTCATGTTGCATGTGCCATAGCATCACACAATTGTTCTATGAGCTTGGAGCAAGCCCTGCAGTTCATGAGCTTGACAATGATCCCTATGGAAGGCAAATGGAATGGGCCTTGAGAAGCTTGGGATGCAACCCTTCAGTCCCAGCAGTCTTCATTGGTGGaaaatttgttggctcttcaaAAGATGTTATATCCCTCCATGTTGATGGTTCCCTCAAACAATTGCTCATCGATGCTAAGGCCATATGGTTTTAG
- the LOC140177554 gene encoding cation/H(+) antiporter 20-like, with amino-acid sequence MTAAAFNDVAAWIILALTVALTGKAGGSGGHKSPPGVRVSSPLRKMTVIQPAIKLVVRRCSKEHDMVDEAYINLTLARVMVLEFVMDLIGIHSIFDTFVFGLTISKEGNFEERENFDNVYNGF; translated from the coding sequence ATGACCGCCGCTGCCTTCAACGACGTCGCAGCCTGGATCATCCTCGCTCTCACCGTAGCACTCACCGGAAAGGCCGGCGGCAGCGGCGGCCACAAGAGCCCCCCTGGTGTCCGTGTGAGTTCTCCTCTCCGAAAGATGACGGTTATCCAACCGGCGATAAAGCTGGTGGTGCGGCGGTGCTCGAAAGAGCACGATATGGTGGACGAGGCGTATATCAACTTAACTCTCGCCAGAGTGATGGTATTGGAATTCGTGATGGACTTGATTGGGATCCACTCGATCTTCGACACATTTGTGTTCGGATTGACGATTTCGAAGGAAGGGAATTTTGAAGAGAGGGAAAATTTtgataatgtgtacaatgggtttTAA
- the LOC112729343 gene encoding F-box/kelch-repeat protein At3g23880-like: MDSPCDCVIGDRDLLTEILLRLPVKQVIQCKCVCKKWSSLISNTKFPYSHTCRLYHKYNNNPPPTALLVQNFADTKAQRASIVPLHANDNNDNKMFFHLDLDGCNYRSSIMHSCNGLLLWNVIPTSQPGPTSEDSRACHFRIHNPAMSDDQCVYLDYPVGDVDSPYGDDIFEPFELKAYLVFEPLKQPLSYKVILFGQMDPSVRYYGRRVEFKVLNPRIEIRLYSSETCGWSEVICNLPDGLRVTEGVYCNGAIHWFRLDHDNSVYFDTNRLCFDKLPAVPSVDDSCVKYFGECRGRLHLILSDTLEFDIWELEEDYSSWVARYRVNLNRMHDGESALWWNVSSNPFSVLSFVHRQEEEEENSKLVLFKNGKIMSYSLEDYGLRVLCKVYRDEVPRSIHQYFETLLCVGNS, encoded by the coding sequence ATGGATAGTCCATGTGACTGTGTGATCGGAGACAGGGATCTCTTAACAGAGATCCTTCTTCGATTGCCAGTGAAGCAAGTGATTCAATGCAAATGTGTGTGTAAGAAATGGTCGTCACTCATCTCCAACACCAAATTTCCTTATTCACATACTTGTCGTTTATACCACAAGTACAATAACAACCCTCCACCCACTGCTCTTTTGGTTCAAAATTTCGCAGACACCAAGGCCCAAAGAGCTTCTATAGTTCCTTTACACGCCAATGATAACAATGACAACAAAATGTTCTTCCACCTTGATCTTGATGGATGCAACTACAGGTCTTCTATTATGCACTCTTGCAATGGTCTATTACTATGGAATGTTATACCGACATCCCAACCTGGTCCAACAAGTGAAGACTCACGAGCATGCCACTTTCGCATACACAACCCAGCGATGAGCGATGACCAATGCGTTTATCTAGATTACCCGGTTGGCGATGTAGATTCCCCATACGGTGATGATATATTTGAACCTTTTGAATTGAAGGCTTATCTTGTTTTCGAACCTCTGAAACAACCTCTTTCTTACAAAGTTATTTTATTCGGCCAAATGGATCCATCGGTTAGATATTATGGTCGTAGGGTCGAATTTAAGGTTCTCAATCCCAGAATTGAGATTCGCTTGTATTCATCGGAGACGTGTGGTTGGAGTGAAGTTATTTGCAACCTACCTGATGGCTTACGTGTCACAGAGGGAGTTTATTGCAACGGTGCTATTCATTGGTTTCGTTTAGATCATGACAATTCCGTTTATTTTGATACCAACCGGCTTTGCTTTGATAAATTGCCAGCAGTGCCATCTGTTGATGACTCATGTGTTAAGTATTTTGGAGAATGTAGAGGGAGGTTGCACTTGATTCTATCTGATACTTTGGAGTTTGATATTTGGGAGTTGGAGGAAGATTACTCTTCATGGGTTGCCAGATATCGTGTCAATCTTAACCGCATGCATGATGGGGAATCGGCCTTGTGGTGGAATGTTTCAAGTAATCCATTTTCTGTGTTAAGTTTTGTTCATCgccaagaagaagaggaggagaacTCCAAGCTTGTATTGTTCAAAAATGGTAAAATAATGTCTTATAGCCTGGAAGATTATGGTTTGAGGGTTCTCTGTAAAGTTTACAGAGATGAAGTGCCTAGATCTATTCATCAATACTTTGAGACATTGTTATGTGTTGGAAATTCATAG